Proteins encoded in a region of the Desulfovibrio desulfuricans genome:
- a CDS encoding helix-turn-helix domain-containing protein, translating into MEHEAMNKINSFFKNWKSHEGVTTIKQIEAHFGSIVLSLEKAGSVIVQPPVDKLWFSIALLDTKIDRKVENWHLEKMKIAAFNASINPQGRALKASYLEDCMSIHVFFDPSFLNEFAEEMGCKIDASKVYPIHGIHNQQFSAVAKSILMPLFAPDMQSLRLDETMQGALRYICDMYDIKSCFYGARMSKPQLQRVCEYIDENISEKLTVEDLAQVARQNRTAFSTKFKNTVGMTPHKFIIQRRIARAEDLLRNSKHTITEISAICGFSDLAHFCHVFKRCHGVSPQQFNKE; encoded by the coding sequence ATGGAACACGAAGCAATGAACAAAATAAATTCATTTTTCAAAAACTGGAAAAGCCATGAAGGCGTGACAACAATAAAGCAAATTGAAGCGCATTTTGGCAGTATTGTTTTGTCACTTGAAAAGGCGGGGAGTGTTATCGTGCAACCTCCCGTGGACAAGCTTTGGTTCTCCATTGCACTTCTGGATACCAAGATAGATCGGAAGGTGGAAAACTGGCATCTGGAAAAAATGAAAATAGCGGCCTTCAATGCATCAATAAATCCGCAAGGACGAGCGCTCAAGGCGTCCTATCTTGAGGATTGCATGTCCATACATGTGTTTTTTGACCCCAGCTTTTTGAACGAATTTGCAGAAGAAATGGGATGCAAGATTGATGCAAGCAAAGTGTACCCTATTCACGGTATACATAATCAGCAGTTTTCAGCTGTAGCAAAAAGCATTTTGATGCCGTTATTTGCTCCGGATATGCAAAGTTTGCGTCTTGATGAAACAATGCAGGGAGCATTACGGTATATATGTGATATGTATGATATAAAAAGCTGCTTCTATGGGGCGAGGATGAGCAAGCCGCAGTTGCAGCGCGTATGCGAATATATTGACGAGAATATTTCGGAAAAGCTTACTGTTGAAGATCTCGCTCAGGTCGCGCGCCAGAATAGAACCGCATTTTCGACAAAATTTAAAAATACTGTGGGAATGACGCCGCACAAATTTATCATTCAGAGGCGGATAGCAAGAGCAGAAGATTTGTTGCGTAATTCAAAACATACAATTACGGAAATAAGCGCAATTTGCGGATTTTCTGATCTTGCCCACTTTTGCCATGTGTTTAAGCGATGTCATGGAGTATCTCCACAACAGTTTAACAAGGAGTAG